The following is a genomic window from Rutidosis leptorrhynchoides isolate AG116_Rl617_1_P2 chromosome 8, CSIRO_AGI_Rlap_v1, whole genome shotgun sequence.
TTATTCGTTTCCACAGTGACCTGGCAGACAAGTGTACTAGGTTAGCCACCCGTGccctaaaccgaagtttgaaacttcggttttgcaggcttttcagcaaaaccgaagtttcaaacttcggttttgagtCCTGCTTTAATTTGTTCACTTTTAAGCCGAATCATGCTTTTGCAGGTCGAAATCTATGGTTTTATACATCTATTTATACCAGTTGAATGTTCATTATCAATTACAACATCACATACTACAcaaccacatttcaaacacctcAAACTGAGTTTTAATTTTCACTCAAATCAGCAATTGAAAACTAAAAAAAACACAAAATCACATTCTCAAAAAATGGCCAATGATGAGAACGATGGATGGGAATACCTACTTGATATTGATGATTCCGATCTCACTCAATCTGTATCAGTTTCAAAACCCACTCAAACCATATTGGTGCCCACCGAGTTGCCACCATTCCCCCGACCTTTAGAGTCCCCCCAACTTAACCGTCAAAAACAAAAGCAACCTATTTCACCACAACGACCTGTTCTTCACGGTTCCGGGTCTAACAAAAAGAACAAATTATCCTACCGAATCCCTGGACCCGCTGGTGTTTTTCAAGATGCGTATGAACTTCGAAATAACGAGAATAACGTTGTGGATGACATGTATACGCAAGATTTTGTAAGGGAAATAATCAATAGACATGAAGCGAATGATTCGTTTACACTGGATCCGTGGCTACGCGTGATGGAGTTTGCATATCCGTACGGaggtaaacaacaaaattgtaTACTCATTATTGAAACCATAAGCCAACAATTTATGTGTATTGTTGTAACTGCAGGTAGATCTGATATAGCGAGCATTTTGAGACAACGTAGATTTTTACCAGCTGATCAAGTTGTTGGTGTTGTTAAGACTTGTGAGAAAAATTGTGTCGGTGATCTGTCTTTAACGCTCGAAGTGAGTTTAGATCACTAACTTATGTATATTTTCATATTTGTATTGCGTTGACTAAAACAGGTTAATGTAACTATATTCATTTATGTTTAATAGAACACTACGGGTACTATTCGAGGATCAGTATCTAGCAAGATCATCGATGGTGTACATGGGAAGTATGAAGGTGTAAAAGGCATACGTGAGGGAGCTGTTCAGGTGCTACAAAATTGCTCTATCTTTTGCCCAAGTGTGAAGGTTAAAATCCTTAACATTACACGCAAGGCGTTAATTAAGGTGTTCTTCAAAGACGGTGGATCTACGTAGAGcattgtgttgttgttgttgtttaaaataaactattgttattgttgttttaaataatgtattgttatatgttgttattgttatttaaattAAACTAGTTGTTAGTTTTGTTTAAAAACGATACTAAATGTAT
Proteins encoded in this region:
- the LOC139863191 gene encoding uncharacterized protein — its product is MANDENDGWEYLLDIDDSDLTQSVSVSKPTQTILVPTELPPFPRPLESPQLNRQKQKQPISPQRPVLHGSGSNKKNKLSYRIPGPAGVFQDAYELRNNENNVVDDMYTQDFVREIINRHEANDSFTLDPWLRVMEFAYPYGGRSDIASILRQRRFLPADQVVGVVKTCEKNCVGDLSLTLENTTGTIRGSVSSKIIDGVHGKYEGVKGIREGAVQVLQNCSIFCPSVKVKILNITRKALIKVFFKDGGST